The Astatotilapia calliptera chromosome 17, fAstCal1.2, whole genome shotgun sequence genome has a segment encoding these proteins:
- the scaf11 gene encoding protein SCAF11 isoform X2: MIGAGSGGQGPPDGADGEEAERCPICLGVLAGGELAMPDSCCHVFCLRCLLTWAEMAPSCPVDRRPFSHVYRWDRILGCVQVPVRKRLSQSDAENCCCRNPEQKVCLKSKPTRRLRRQKVERTAGAKTKGLVRKCNDEDPSSLSRKKVRGTDCCTWSPPPCVSLVTSAQDVADPEWLAEDIPYDTGLKQCKPQVQHCPWLSPAAPIPANGTSRQSFHGTSWNHNTFPFGFGSFPFTSSSPFTPSNFVFQGVVCAITCPKGGEKRGGRASTSKAPTKETESLPSRRSGRNSSKTQEETPASDPSTPPQSSLSDSDSSASQSTRPGKASQVPAKRKGKRVTNRKASGKRKATTRKKSSPEVVNSPAASEEEAQEDAVEEACEEVQEEAQVEAQEASQEEENDVSQNREEVEEEEEEDKTEQEQDGSHSEQQQSDAEDGLNEEQDGFNSSDEQRAGGAMNDVGQESEEAQEQSDEHEQEEKADEGESDVSCPSGSAVSSPGLCSEGVESKKEKEEQASPVSSGEKHPEERTSPSPSHSSTQNALEDVVSPQCDEQVEQDDEMDICVESEDANNEESSKKVKAESCGSLAQPGSPSAREENVADQEAKVSEVIEAEMLASIEHSGVDNSVEESKDDTSVVPMDCSSPTSEHGNSPVLEPPSETASPAPVEPPPTTSESHVTKDEGAKDKRERDRSQERKNGKQRRSRFHSPTSTWSPKRDSKRETCRRSRSRSRERDSSPSPRRSSRARSRERDRDRDGDRDYSRRDRSRDRRRRRSRSRSRSRSRSRSRSRTRSHRRGPSPEWSTSREQSPQRKERRSWRSGAGGGSGSEGRRYHGSAGHFENGVPAESSPDRQSSDNPDWVTEKIRGDADGRNRDFGYSSSSRWEDHRGSGGNRGEQRSRGGPGGFERGRGGGRGGGNRNFYNQQEEMSDSRWQSRNNFSGTGNNSGNDAYSRFNENRGGGRRKEPEPGDPMVDRSGWSSASSWAVRRTLPADVQDYYSKRERGPGTWSRQEEEQQPPAAADPPKSDPPLQAVPGNAPVPLMNVIPPHPPQLNVIHHYPMQAPRGALPVSLQPAAPYAMPPQVPMHLHPAVPLLQVPAVGAQGLPPPPPPPPPMQQGSQTAAVQPDGHAAQMANTKVSFVKPALLPTPTKAGVVAVTQGQPAPSQALPSSTTQPGQHNKAQADSSKKEKKQQIQEKAINEVKTAIKPFYQKKEITKEEYKEIVRKAVEKVCHSKSGEVNSGKVANLVKAYVDKYKHARKK, encoded by the exons ATGATTGGAGCTGGAAGCG GCGGCCAGGGCCCGCCTGATGGGGCAGACGGCGAGGAGGCGGAGAGGTGTCCTATCTGCCTGGGCGTCCTGGCTGGAGGCGAACTCGCCATGCCTGATAGCTGCTGCCATGTCTTCTGCCTCAGATGCCTCCTCACATGGGCAGAG ATGGCTCCTTCCTGCCCCGTGGATAGAAGACCTTTCAGTCATGTTTACAGATGGGACAGGATTCTCGGCTGTGTGCAG GTCCCTGTGAGGAAGCGACTGTCTCAAAGCGATGCTGAGAACTGCTGCTGTAGAAACCCTGAACAAAAAGTCTGTCTCAA AAGCAAGCCCACAAGAAGGTTGAGACGGCAAAAGGTGGAGAGGACGGCAGGCGCTAAAACAAAAGGACTTGTGAGGAAAT gTAACGATGAGGATCCCTCCTCACTGAGCAGAAAAAAG GTGAGAGGAACAGACTGCTGTACGTGGTCACCTCCTCCCTGTGTTTCATTAGTTACGTCAGCACAGGACGT TGCAGATCCTGAGTGGCTGGCAGAAGATATACCATATGACACTGGACTCAAGCAGTGCAAGCCCCAGGTGCAGCACtgtccctggctctctcctgctgctcccATCCCTGCTAATGGCACCTCAAG GCAGAGTTTCCATGGAACCAGTTGGAATCACAACACGTTTCCATTTGGATTTGGCTCATTTCCATTTACCTCCAGCTCACCGTTCACCCCGAGCAACTTTG TGTTTCAGGGTGTTGTCTGCGCCATCACGTGTCCCaaaggaggagagaagagaggTGGCCGAGCTTCAACCTCCAAAGCCCCCACCAAAGAGACAGAGTCTCTACCGTCGAGACGATCAGGACGCAACAGCAGCAAAACTCAAGAAGAGACTCCTGCATCTGACCCTTCAACACCTCCACAGTCCAGTTTGTCAGACTCCGACTCATCTGCTAGCCAGTCCACAAGGCCTGGCAAGGCTTCTCAGGTGCCGGCCAAGAGGAAAGGGAAACGAGTGACAAACCGAAAGGCTAGCGGCAAACGGAAAGCCACAACGAGAAAAAAAAGCTCTCCGGAAGTTGTTAACAGTCCAGCAGCTAGCGAGGAGGAAGCACAGGAGGACGCAGTGGAAGAGGCATGTGAGGAAGTGCAGGAGGAAGCACAGGTAGAGGCACAGGAAGCATCACAGGAGGAGGAAAATGACGTGAGTCaaaacagggaggaggtggaggaagaagaagaggaagataaaactgaacaggagCAGGATGGAAGTCACTCAGAACAGCAGCAGTCTGACGCTGAAGATGGTCTCAATGAGGAACAGGATGGTTTCAATTCCTCTGATGagcagcgagccggaggagctatGAATGATGTGGGACAGGAGAGTGAGGAAGCTCAGGAACAAAGTGATGAGCACGAGCAAGAAGAGAAAGCCGACGAAGGTGAGAGTGACGTCTCATGTCCCTCAGGATCAGCTGTTAGCAGCCCTGGTTTGTGCTCTGAAGGAGTCGAGAgcaaaaaagagaaggaagagcagGCCAGTCCAGTTTCCTCTGGAGAAAAGCATCCAGAGGAAAGGACTTCGCCATCCCCATCCCACTCCTCCACACAGAATGCTCTGGAAGATGTAGTGTCTCCACAGTGTGACGAGCAGGTGGAGCAGGATGATGAAATGGACATTTGTGTAGAGTCAGAAGATGCCAACAATGAAGAATCTTCAAAGAAAGTGAAGGCTGAATCATGTGGGAGTTTAGCACAACCTGGTTCTCCCTCTGCTCGAGAGGAAAATGTAGCTGACCAAGAAGCGAAAGTTTCAGAGGTCATTGAGGCAGAAATGCTGGCATCAATAGAGCATTCGGGAGTCGACAACTCTGTGGAAGAATCCAAGGATGACACAAGTGTTGTCCCCATGGACTGCAGTTCACCCACGAGCGAGCATGGGAACAGCCCCGTTTTGGAACCTCCGAGTGAGACTGCTTCCCCTGCTCCTGTAGAACCACCTCCTACAACTTCTGAAAGCCACGTCACCAAAGATGAAGGCGCCAAGGAcaaaagggagagagacaggAGCCAAGAGAGGAAGAATGGCAAGCAGCGGAGATCTCGCTTCCACTCTCCAACTTCCACGTGGTCACCTAAGAGGGACTCAAAGAGAGAAACATGCAGGCGTTCACGTTCACGGTCTAGAGAACGTGACAGCAGCCCTTCCCCGAGGCGCTCTTCACGGGCTcgcagcagagaaagagacagggaCCGGGATGGAGACAGAGACTATTCTAGGAGAGATCGTAGTCGGGACAGAAGGAGGCGACGGTCCCGCTCAAGATCCCGGTCAAGGTCCCGGTCTAGATCTCGATCTAGAACAAGATCACACAGACGAGGGCCCAGCCCTGAATGGTCGACATCTAGAGAGCAGTCTCCTCAGAGGAAGGAGCGTAGAAGCTGGAGATCTGGAGCCGGTGGTGGGTCTGGCAGTGAAGGACGGAGGTATCACGGCAGCGCTGGCCACTTTGAAAATGGTGTCCCTGCAGAAAGTTCTCCTGATCGCCAGAGCTCAGACAATCCCGATTGGGTTACAGAAAAGATTCGAGGAGATGCTGATGGAAGGAACCGGGACTTCGGGTACAGCAGCAGCTCACGCTGGGAAGACCATCGTGGAAGTGGTGGGAACAGAGGAGAACAACGAAGTCGAGGGGGCCCTGGAGGGTTTGAACGTGGCCGGGGCGGAGGACGTGGTGGTGGCAACCGCAACTTTTACAACCAACAGGAAGAAATGTCTGACAGCCGCTGGCAGTCGAGGAACAACTTCTCAGGTACAGGCAACAATTCAGGGAACGACGCATACAGCCGATTCAATGAAAACCGAGGTGGCGGGCGCAGGAAAGAGCCTGAGCCAGGCGACCCTATGGTTGACCGCTCAGGCTGGTCCTCTGCATCCAGCTGGGCTGTCAGGAGGACACTGCCTGCAGATGTTCAAGACTATTACTCAAAAAGGGAGAGAGGCCCGGGCACGTGGAGCCGGcaggaggaagagcagcagCCACCAGCTGCAGCAG ATCCTCCAAAAAGCGATCCTCCTCTCCAGGCAGTCCCCGGTAATGCTCCGGTGCCTCTGATGAACGTGATTCCACCTCATCCTCCGCAGCTTAATGTTATTCATCACTACCCCATGCAGGCCCCACGAGGAGCCCTGCCGGTCAGCTTGCAGCCTGCAGCACCCTATGCCATGCCTCCTCAGGTCCCCATGCATCTCCACCCTGCTGTGCCGCTGCTGCAGGTGCCCGCTGTGGGTGCTCAGGGCctcccacctcctccaccaccacctccaccaatGCAGCAAGGCAGCCAGACAGCAGCGGTTCAGCCAGACGGCCACGCTGCACAG ATGGCCAATACCAAGGTGAGTTTTGTGAAACCAGCATTGCTTCCAACCCCAACCAAAGCTGGGGTTGTAGCAGTGACACAAGGCCAGCCGGCACCAAGCCAGGCGCTGCCATCCTCTACAACTCAGCCCGGCCAGCATAACAAGGCCCAGGCTGACagctccaaaaaagaaaag AAACAACAGATCCAAGAGAAAGCTATAAATGAAGTGAAGACAGCCATCAAACCATTTTACCAAAAGAAGGAGATTACAAAGGAGGAGTACAAGGAGATTGTGCGCAAGGCAGTAGAGAAG GTGTGTCACAGCAAGAGTGGGGAGGTGAACTCTGGTAAGGTGGCCAACCTGGTGAAGGCCTACGTGGACAAATACAAGCATGCCCGCAAGAAATGA
- the scaf11 gene encoding protein SCAF11 isoform X1 codes for MIGAGSGGQGPPDGADGEEAERCPICLGVLAGGELAMPDSCCHVFCLRCLLTWAELQMAPSCPVDRRPFSHVYRWDRILGCVQVPVRKRLSQSDAENCCCRNPEQKVCLKSKPTRRLRRQKVERTAGAKTKGLVRKCNDEDPSSLSRKKVRGTDCCTWSPPPCVSLVTSAQDVADPEWLAEDIPYDTGLKQCKPQVQHCPWLSPAAPIPANGTSRQSFHGTSWNHNTFPFGFGSFPFTSSSPFTPSNFVFQGVVCAITCPKGGEKRGGRASTSKAPTKETESLPSRRSGRNSSKTQEETPASDPSTPPQSSLSDSDSSASQSTRPGKASQVPAKRKGKRVTNRKASGKRKATTRKKSSPEVVNSPAASEEEAQEDAVEEACEEVQEEAQVEAQEASQEEENDVSQNREEVEEEEEEDKTEQEQDGSHSEQQQSDAEDGLNEEQDGFNSSDEQRAGGAMNDVGQESEEAQEQSDEHEQEEKADEGESDVSCPSGSAVSSPGLCSEGVESKKEKEEQASPVSSGEKHPEERTSPSPSHSSTQNALEDVVSPQCDEQVEQDDEMDICVESEDANNEESSKKVKAESCGSLAQPGSPSAREENVADQEAKVSEVIEAEMLASIEHSGVDNSVEESKDDTSVVPMDCSSPTSEHGNSPVLEPPSETASPAPVEPPPTTSESHVTKDEGAKDKRERDRSQERKNGKQRRSRFHSPTSTWSPKRDSKRETCRRSRSRSRERDSSPSPRRSSRARSRERDRDRDGDRDYSRRDRSRDRRRRRSRSRSRSRSRSRSRSRTRSHRRGPSPEWSTSREQSPQRKERRSWRSGAGGGSGSEGRRYHGSAGHFENGVPAESSPDRQSSDNPDWVTEKIRGDADGRNRDFGYSSSSRWEDHRGSGGNRGEQRSRGGPGGFERGRGGGRGGGNRNFYNQQEEMSDSRWQSRNNFSGTGNNSGNDAYSRFNENRGGGRRKEPEPGDPMVDRSGWSSASSWAVRRTLPADVQDYYSKRERGPGTWSRQEEEQQPPAAADPPKSDPPLQAVPGNAPVPLMNVIPPHPPQLNVIHHYPMQAPRGALPVSLQPAAPYAMPPQVPMHLHPAVPLLQVPAVGAQGLPPPPPPPPPMQQGSQTAAVQPDGHAAQMANTKVSFVKPALLPTPTKAGVVAVTQGQPAPSQALPSSTTQPGQHNKAQADSSKKEKKQQIQEKAINEVKTAIKPFYQKKEITKEEYKEIVRKAVEKVCHSKSGEVNSGKVANLVKAYVDKYKHARKK; via the exons ATGATTGGAGCTGGAAGCG GCGGCCAGGGCCCGCCTGATGGGGCAGACGGCGAGGAGGCGGAGAGGTGTCCTATCTGCCTGGGCGTCCTGGCTGGAGGCGAACTCGCCATGCCTGATAGCTGCTGCCATGTCTTCTGCCTCAGATGCCTCCTCACATGGGCAGAG CTGCAGATGGCTCCTTCCTGCCCCGTGGATAGAAGACCTTTCAGTCATGTTTACAGATGGGACAGGATTCTCGGCTGTGTGCAG GTCCCTGTGAGGAAGCGACTGTCTCAAAGCGATGCTGAGAACTGCTGCTGTAGAAACCCTGAACAAAAAGTCTGTCTCAA AAGCAAGCCCACAAGAAGGTTGAGACGGCAAAAGGTGGAGAGGACGGCAGGCGCTAAAACAAAAGGACTTGTGAGGAAAT gTAACGATGAGGATCCCTCCTCACTGAGCAGAAAAAAG GTGAGAGGAACAGACTGCTGTACGTGGTCACCTCCTCCCTGTGTTTCATTAGTTACGTCAGCACAGGACGT TGCAGATCCTGAGTGGCTGGCAGAAGATATACCATATGACACTGGACTCAAGCAGTGCAAGCCCCAGGTGCAGCACtgtccctggctctctcctgctgctcccATCCCTGCTAATGGCACCTCAAG GCAGAGTTTCCATGGAACCAGTTGGAATCACAACACGTTTCCATTTGGATTTGGCTCATTTCCATTTACCTCCAGCTCACCGTTCACCCCGAGCAACTTTG TGTTTCAGGGTGTTGTCTGCGCCATCACGTGTCCCaaaggaggagagaagagaggTGGCCGAGCTTCAACCTCCAAAGCCCCCACCAAAGAGACAGAGTCTCTACCGTCGAGACGATCAGGACGCAACAGCAGCAAAACTCAAGAAGAGACTCCTGCATCTGACCCTTCAACACCTCCACAGTCCAGTTTGTCAGACTCCGACTCATCTGCTAGCCAGTCCACAAGGCCTGGCAAGGCTTCTCAGGTGCCGGCCAAGAGGAAAGGGAAACGAGTGACAAACCGAAAGGCTAGCGGCAAACGGAAAGCCACAACGAGAAAAAAAAGCTCTCCGGAAGTTGTTAACAGTCCAGCAGCTAGCGAGGAGGAAGCACAGGAGGACGCAGTGGAAGAGGCATGTGAGGAAGTGCAGGAGGAAGCACAGGTAGAGGCACAGGAAGCATCACAGGAGGAGGAAAATGACGTGAGTCaaaacagggaggaggtggaggaagaagaagaggaagataaaactgaacaggagCAGGATGGAAGTCACTCAGAACAGCAGCAGTCTGACGCTGAAGATGGTCTCAATGAGGAACAGGATGGTTTCAATTCCTCTGATGagcagcgagccggaggagctatGAATGATGTGGGACAGGAGAGTGAGGAAGCTCAGGAACAAAGTGATGAGCACGAGCAAGAAGAGAAAGCCGACGAAGGTGAGAGTGACGTCTCATGTCCCTCAGGATCAGCTGTTAGCAGCCCTGGTTTGTGCTCTGAAGGAGTCGAGAgcaaaaaagagaaggaagagcagGCCAGTCCAGTTTCCTCTGGAGAAAAGCATCCAGAGGAAAGGACTTCGCCATCCCCATCCCACTCCTCCACACAGAATGCTCTGGAAGATGTAGTGTCTCCACAGTGTGACGAGCAGGTGGAGCAGGATGATGAAATGGACATTTGTGTAGAGTCAGAAGATGCCAACAATGAAGAATCTTCAAAGAAAGTGAAGGCTGAATCATGTGGGAGTTTAGCACAACCTGGTTCTCCCTCTGCTCGAGAGGAAAATGTAGCTGACCAAGAAGCGAAAGTTTCAGAGGTCATTGAGGCAGAAATGCTGGCATCAATAGAGCATTCGGGAGTCGACAACTCTGTGGAAGAATCCAAGGATGACACAAGTGTTGTCCCCATGGACTGCAGTTCACCCACGAGCGAGCATGGGAACAGCCCCGTTTTGGAACCTCCGAGTGAGACTGCTTCCCCTGCTCCTGTAGAACCACCTCCTACAACTTCTGAAAGCCACGTCACCAAAGATGAAGGCGCCAAGGAcaaaagggagagagacaggAGCCAAGAGAGGAAGAATGGCAAGCAGCGGAGATCTCGCTTCCACTCTCCAACTTCCACGTGGTCACCTAAGAGGGACTCAAAGAGAGAAACATGCAGGCGTTCACGTTCACGGTCTAGAGAACGTGACAGCAGCCCTTCCCCGAGGCGCTCTTCACGGGCTcgcagcagagaaagagacagggaCCGGGATGGAGACAGAGACTATTCTAGGAGAGATCGTAGTCGGGACAGAAGGAGGCGACGGTCCCGCTCAAGATCCCGGTCAAGGTCCCGGTCTAGATCTCGATCTAGAACAAGATCACACAGACGAGGGCCCAGCCCTGAATGGTCGACATCTAGAGAGCAGTCTCCTCAGAGGAAGGAGCGTAGAAGCTGGAGATCTGGAGCCGGTGGTGGGTCTGGCAGTGAAGGACGGAGGTATCACGGCAGCGCTGGCCACTTTGAAAATGGTGTCCCTGCAGAAAGTTCTCCTGATCGCCAGAGCTCAGACAATCCCGATTGGGTTACAGAAAAGATTCGAGGAGATGCTGATGGAAGGAACCGGGACTTCGGGTACAGCAGCAGCTCACGCTGGGAAGACCATCGTGGAAGTGGTGGGAACAGAGGAGAACAACGAAGTCGAGGGGGCCCTGGAGGGTTTGAACGTGGCCGGGGCGGAGGACGTGGTGGTGGCAACCGCAACTTTTACAACCAACAGGAAGAAATGTCTGACAGCCGCTGGCAGTCGAGGAACAACTTCTCAGGTACAGGCAACAATTCAGGGAACGACGCATACAGCCGATTCAATGAAAACCGAGGTGGCGGGCGCAGGAAAGAGCCTGAGCCAGGCGACCCTATGGTTGACCGCTCAGGCTGGTCCTCTGCATCCAGCTGGGCTGTCAGGAGGACACTGCCTGCAGATGTTCAAGACTATTACTCAAAAAGGGAGAGAGGCCCGGGCACGTGGAGCCGGcaggaggaagagcagcagCCACCAGCTGCAGCAG ATCCTCCAAAAAGCGATCCTCCTCTCCAGGCAGTCCCCGGTAATGCTCCGGTGCCTCTGATGAACGTGATTCCACCTCATCCTCCGCAGCTTAATGTTATTCATCACTACCCCATGCAGGCCCCACGAGGAGCCCTGCCGGTCAGCTTGCAGCCTGCAGCACCCTATGCCATGCCTCCTCAGGTCCCCATGCATCTCCACCCTGCTGTGCCGCTGCTGCAGGTGCCCGCTGTGGGTGCTCAGGGCctcccacctcctccaccaccacctccaccaatGCAGCAAGGCAGCCAGACAGCAGCGGTTCAGCCAGACGGCCACGCTGCACAG ATGGCCAATACCAAGGTGAGTTTTGTGAAACCAGCATTGCTTCCAACCCCAACCAAAGCTGGGGTTGTAGCAGTGACACAAGGCCAGCCGGCACCAAGCCAGGCGCTGCCATCCTCTACAACTCAGCCCGGCCAGCATAACAAGGCCCAGGCTGACagctccaaaaaagaaaag AAACAACAGATCCAAGAGAAAGCTATAAATGAAGTGAAGACAGCCATCAAACCATTTTACCAAAAGAAGGAGATTACAAAGGAGGAGTACAAGGAGATTGTGCGCAAGGCAGTAGAGAAG GTGTGTCACAGCAAGAGTGGGGAGGTGAACTCTGGTAAGGTGGCCAACCTGGTGAAGGCCTACGTGGACAAATACAAGCATGCCCGCAAGAAATGA
- the scaf11 gene encoding protein SCAF11 isoform X3: MIGAGSGGQGPPDGADGEEAERCPICLGVLAGGELAMPDSCCHVFCLRCLLTWAELQMAPSCPVDRRPFSHVYRWDRILGCVQVPVRKRLSQSDAENCCCRNPEQKVCLKSKPTRRLRRQKVERTAGAKTKGLVRKCNDEDPSSLSRKKVRGTDCCTWSPPPCVSLVTSAQDVADPEWLAEDIPYDTGLKQCKPQVQHCPWLSPAAPIPANGTSRQSFHGTSWNHNTFPFGFGSFPFTSSSPFTPSNFVFQGVVCAITCPKGGEKRGGRASTSKAPTKETESLPSRRSGRNSSKTQEETPASDPSTPPQSSLSDSDSSASQSTRPGKASQVPAKRKGKRVTNRKASGKRKATTRKKSSPEVVNSPAASEEEAQEDAVEEACEEVQEEAQVEAQEASQEEENDVSQNREEVEEEEEEDKTEQEQDGSHSEQQQSDAEDGLNEEQDGFNSSDEQRAGGAMNDVGQESEEAQEQSDEHEQEEKADEGESDVSCPSGSAVSSPGLCSEGVESKKEKEEQASPVSSGEKHPEERTSPSPSHSSTQNALEDVVSPQCDEQVEQDDEMDICVESEDANNEESSKKVKAESCGSLAQPGSPSAREENVADQEAKVSEVIEAEMLASIEHSGVDNSVEESKDDTSVVPMDCSSPTSEHGNSPVLEPPSETASPAPVEPPPTTSESHVTKDEGAKDKRERDRSQERKNGKQRRSRFHSPTSTWSPKRDSKRETCRRSRSRSRERDSSPSPRRSSRARSRERDRDRDGDRDYSRRDRSRDRRRRRSRSRSRSRSRSRSRSRTRSHRRGPSPEWSTSREQSPQRKERRSWRSGAGGGSGSEGRRYHGSAGHFENGVPAESSPDRQSSDNPDWVTEKIRGDADGRNRDFGYSSSSRWEDHRGSGGNRGEQRSRGGPGGFERGRGGGRGGGNRNFYNQQEEMSDSRWQSRNNFSGTGNNSGNDAYSRFNENRGGGRRKEPEPGDPMVDRSGWSSASSWAVRRTLPADVQDYYSKRERGPGTWSRQEEEQQPPAAADPPKSDPPLQAVPGPTRSPAGQLAACSTLCHASSGPHASPPCCAAAAGARCGCSGPPTSSTTTSTNAARQPDSSGSARRPRCTDGQYQGEFCETSIASNPNQSWGCSSDTRPAGTKPGAAILYNSARPA, from the exons ATGATTGGAGCTGGAAGCG GCGGCCAGGGCCCGCCTGATGGGGCAGACGGCGAGGAGGCGGAGAGGTGTCCTATCTGCCTGGGCGTCCTGGCTGGAGGCGAACTCGCCATGCCTGATAGCTGCTGCCATGTCTTCTGCCTCAGATGCCTCCTCACATGGGCAGAG CTGCAGATGGCTCCTTCCTGCCCCGTGGATAGAAGACCTTTCAGTCATGTTTACAGATGGGACAGGATTCTCGGCTGTGTGCAG GTCCCTGTGAGGAAGCGACTGTCTCAAAGCGATGCTGAGAACTGCTGCTGTAGAAACCCTGAACAAAAAGTCTGTCTCAA AAGCAAGCCCACAAGAAGGTTGAGACGGCAAAAGGTGGAGAGGACGGCAGGCGCTAAAACAAAAGGACTTGTGAGGAAAT gTAACGATGAGGATCCCTCCTCACTGAGCAGAAAAAAG GTGAGAGGAACAGACTGCTGTACGTGGTCACCTCCTCCCTGTGTTTCATTAGTTACGTCAGCACAGGACGT TGCAGATCCTGAGTGGCTGGCAGAAGATATACCATATGACACTGGACTCAAGCAGTGCAAGCCCCAGGTGCAGCACtgtccctggctctctcctgctgctcccATCCCTGCTAATGGCACCTCAAG GCAGAGTTTCCATGGAACCAGTTGGAATCACAACACGTTTCCATTTGGATTTGGCTCATTTCCATTTACCTCCAGCTCACCGTTCACCCCGAGCAACTTTG TGTTTCAGGGTGTTGTCTGCGCCATCACGTGTCCCaaaggaggagagaagagaggTGGCCGAGCTTCAACCTCCAAAGCCCCCACCAAAGAGACAGAGTCTCTACCGTCGAGACGATCAGGACGCAACAGCAGCAAAACTCAAGAAGAGACTCCTGCATCTGACCCTTCAACACCTCCACAGTCCAGTTTGTCAGACTCCGACTCATCTGCTAGCCAGTCCACAAGGCCTGGCAAGGCTTCTCAGGTGCCGGCCAAGAGGAAAGGGAAACGAGTGACAAACCGAAAGGCTAGCGGCAAACGGAAAGCCACAACGAGAAAAAAAAGCTCTCCGGAAGTTGTTAACAGTCCAGCAGCTAGCGAGGAGGAAGCACAGGAGGACGCAGTGGAAGAGGCATGTGAGGAAGTGCAGGAGGAAGCACAGGTAGAGGCACAGGAAGCATCACAGGAGGAGGAAAATGACGTGAGTCaaaacagggaggaggtggaggaagaagaagaggaagataaaactgaacaggagCAGGATGGAAGTCACTCAGAACAGCAGCAGTCTGACGCTGAAGATGGTCTCAATGAGGAACAGGATGGTTTCAATTCCTCTGATGagcagcgagccggaggagctatGAATGATGTGGGACAGGAGAGTGAGGAAGCTCAGGAACAAAGTGATGAGCACGAGCAAGAAGAGAAAGCCGACGAAGGTGAGAGTGACGTCTCATGTCCCTCAGGATCAGCTGTTAGCAGCCCTGGTTTGTGCTCTGAAGGAGTCGAGAgcaaaaaagagaaggaagagcagGCCAGTCCAGTTTCCTCTGGAGAAAAGCATCCAGAGGAAAGGACTTCGCCATCCCCATCCCACTCCTCCACACAGAATGCTCTGGAAGATGTAGTGTCTCCACAGTGTGACGAGCAGGTGGAGCAGGATGATGAAATGGACATTTGTGTAGAGTCAGAAGATGCCAACAATGAAGAATCTTCAAAGAAAGTGAAGGCTGAATCATGTGGGAGTTTAGCACAACCTGGTTCTCCCTCTGCTCGAGAGGAAAATGTAGCTGACCAAGAAGCGAAAGTTTCAGAGGTCATTGAGGCAGAAATGCTGGCATCAATAGAGCATTCGGGAGTCGACAACTCTGTGGAAGAATCCAAGGATGACACAAGTGTTGTCCCCATGGACTGCAGTTCACCCACGAGCGAGCATGGGAACAGCCCCGTTTTGGAACCTCCGAGTGAGACTGCTTCCCCTGCTCCTGTAGAACCACCTCCTACAACTTCTGAAAGCCACGTCACCAAAGATGAAGGCGCCAAGGAcaaaagggagagagacaggAGCCAAGAGAGGAAGAATGGCAAGCAGCGGAGATCTCGCTTCCACTCTCCAACTTCCACGTGGTCACCTAAGAGGGACTCAAAGAGAGAAACATGCAGGCGTTCACGTTCACGGTCTAGAGAACGTGACAGCAGCCCTTCCCCGAGGCGCTCTTCACGGGCTcgcagcagagaaagagacagggaCCGGGATGGAGACAGAGACTATTCTAGGAGAGATCGTAGTCGGGACAGAAGGAGGCGACGGTCCCGCTCAAGATCCCGGTCAAGGTCCCGGTCTAGATCTCGATCTAGAACAAGATCACACAGACGAGGGCCCAGCCCTGAATGGTCGACATCTAGAGAGCAGTCTCCTCAGAGGAAGGAGCGTAGAAGCTGGAGATCTGGAGCCGGTGGTGGGTCTGGCAGTGAAGGACGGAGGTATCACGGCAGCGCTGGCCACTTTGAAAATGGTGTCCCTGCAGAAAGTTCTCCTGATCGCCAGAGCTCAGACAATCCCGATTGGGTTACAGAAAAGATTCGAGGAGATGCTGATGGAAGGAACCGGGACTTCGGGTACAGCAGCAGCTCACGCTGGGAAGACCATCGTGGAAGTGGTGGGAACAGAGGAGAACAACGAAGTCGAGGGGGCCCTGGAGGGTTTGAACGTGGCCGGGGCGGAGGACGTGGTGGTGGCAACCGCAACTTTTACAACCAACAGGAAGAAATGTCTGACAGCCGCTGGCAGTCGAGGAACAACTTCTCAGGTACAGGCAACAATTCAGGGAACGACGCATACAGCCGATTCAATGAAAACCGAGGTGGCGGGCGCAGGAAAGAGCCTGAGCCAGGCGACCCTATGGTTGACCGCTCAGGCTGGTCCTCTGCATCCAGCTGGGCTGTCAGGAGGACACTGCCTGCAGATGTTCAAGACTATTACTCAAAAAGGGAGAGAGGCCCGGGCACGTGGAGCCGGcaggaggaagagcagcagCCACCAGCTGCAGCAG ATCCTCCAAAAAGCGATCCTCCTCTCCAGGCAGTCCCCG GCCCCACGAGGAGCCCTGCCGGTCAGCTTGCAGCCTGCAGCACCCTATGCCATGCCTCCTCAGGTCCCCATGCATCTCCACCCTGCTGTGCCGCTGCTGCAGGTGCCCGCTGTGGGTGCTCAGGGCctcccacctcctccaccaccacctccaccaatGCAGCAAGGCAGCCAGACAGCAGCGGTTCAGCCAGACGGCCACGCTGCACAG ATGGCCAATACCAAGGTGAGTTTTGTGAAACCAGCATTGCTTCCAACCCCAACCAAAGCTGGGGTTGTAGCAGTGACACAAGGCCAGCCGGCACCAAGCCAGGCGCTGCCATCCTCTACAACTCAGCCCGGCCAGCATAA